The sequence GGGAGGGAGGGCGCCGACCGGCGGCTCCGCGCCGCCGTAGGGGCGGAGGTGGGCCTCGGTGTGCTGGTGGTACTGGCGACGGCGCTGCTGGTGGGGCTCCCCACCCCCTGACCGTCCCGCGCCGCGAGGACGCGAACATCCTGGCGCATCGCGCGGCGGGCACGTAGCTTGACGTCTTTTCCGGAATCCAGGCACTCACCTGCGGCACGCTGACACCGGGTCGCATCGCCCGCGGGAGCGGGCCGCTGAATCCGCGGCTCGCCGGGCGCACCCGCTGCACCGACCCGTCCACCCGTCACCGACACCCCGATGGCACAGACCCCCAGGAATTCCTCGTCCGCCACGGTGGCGCCCCCGGCGCCGCACGGACACTCATCGCACGACACCGGGTTCTTCGGGCACCCGCGCGGGCTGGCGACGCTGTTCTTCACCGAGATGTGGGAGCGGTTCTCGTTCTACGGGCTCCGCCCCCTCCTGGTGCTCTTCATGGCCGCGGCGCTGGCCGAGGGCGGCTTCGGGTTCAGCCGCGACCAGGCCTCCGCCATCGTCGGCATCTACGGCGCCTTCGTGTACCTGGCGTCGCTCCCGGGCGGCTGGGTGGCAGACCGCCTCCTCGGGCTGCGGCGGGCCATCTGGTGGGGCGCGGTGCTGATCACCGGGGGGCACCTCTCCATCGGCCTGTCCGGGCTGGCGGGGGCGGGGACCTCGGGGAAGGTGTTCTTCTTCCTGGGACTGGTGCTGATCGTGATGGGGACGGGGCTCCTCAAGCCCAACATCTCCGCCATCGTCGGCGAGCTGTACCCCATGGGGAGCGAGGAGGCCAGCGCCCGCCGCGACGCCGGCTTCTCCATCTTCTACATGGGGATCAACATCGGCGCCTTCTTCGGGCAGCTCATCACCGGGGCGCTCGGCGAGATGGTGGGGTGGCACTACGGCTTCGGCGCGGCCGGCGTCGGCATGGCGGTGGGCCTGATCGTCTACACGCTCCGCGCCCGCAAGACGCTGGGCGACATCGGCATGGAGCCCCCCCGGCACCCGGACCCCGCGGTCCAGCGCCGGCAGGAGGGACAGGTCAGGCTCTTCATCGTGGGCCTGGTGGTCGTGATCGCCGCCCTCTTCGTGCTGGCGGCCACCGGGACGGTGGCGCTGAACGCGCAGGTGATCGGCCAGAACATGACCTTCGTGCTGGTGGGGCTGGCCGCCGCGTTCTTCGGCTACGTGTTCCTGTTCGGCGGGCTGGGCGGCGACGAGCGGAAGCGCGTGGCCGTGATCGTGGTGCTCTTCGTCTTCGCCGCGGTCTTCTGGAGCGCCTTCGAGCAGGCGCCCACCTCGCTGAACCTGTTCGCAGCGGACTTCACCGACCGCATGGTGGGAGGCTTCGAGATCCCGGCCGTGTGGTTCCAGTCGGTGAACTCGCTCTTCATCGTCCTGCTGGCGCCCGCCTTCGCGGCGCTCTGGGTGGCGCTCGGGAGGCGCAACGCGGACCTTTCCAGCCCGGCCAAGTTCGCGCTCGGCCTCTTCTTCGCGGGGCTCGGGTTCTTCCTGATGATCTTCGCCGCCAACCGCGTGGTGGAGAGCGGCGGCCAGTTCCTGGTGTCCCCCTGGTGGCTGGTGGGGAGCTACTTCTTCCAGACGGTGGGCGAGCTCTGCCTCAGCCCCGTGGGGCTCTCGTCCATGACCAAGCTGTCGCCGCGCAAGTACGCGGGGCAGATGATGGGGATCTGGTTCCTGGCTTCC comes from Longimicrobiaceae bacterium and encodes:
- a CDS encoding peptide MFS transporter: MAQTPRNSSSATVAPPAPHGHSSHDTGFFGHPRGLATLFFTEMWERFSFYGLRPLLVLFMAAALAEGGFGFSRDQASAIVGIYGAFVYLASLPGGWVADRLLGLRRAIWWGAVLITGGHLSIGLSGLAGAGTSGKVFFFLGLVLIVMGTGLLKPNISAIVGELYPMGSEEASARRDAGFSIFYMGINIGAFFGQLITGALGEMVGWHYGFGAAGVGMAVGLIVYTLRARKTLGDIGMEPPRHPDPAVQRRQEGQVRLFIVGLVVVIAALFVLAATGTVALNAQVIGQNMTFVLVGLAAAFFGYVFLFGGLGGDERKRVAVIVVLFVFAAVFWSAFEQAPTSLNLFAADFTDRMVGGFEIPAVWFQSVNSLFIVLLAPAFAALWVALGRRNADLSSPAKFALGLFFAGLGFFLMIFAANRVVESGGQFLVSPWWLVGSYFFQTVGELCLSPVGLSSMTKLSPRKYAGQMMGIWFLASAVGNLIGGLVGGRVDPEKLEQMPELFTTTTVLLMAAAVVLALLAIPIRRMMARTGRDPAAAT